From Pseudomonas vanderleydeniana, the proteins below share one genomic window:
- a CDS encoding methyl-accepting chemotaxis protein: protein MFGWIGNIRVRTKLIFGFGLVLALSSLLALGGWVAIDSLDERGIKIENIAHVAEMTKDLRVHRLQVELNPKGNGAELISQTLDKLNRHLNTARANLEDPSDLVLIDRQVAAVDVYRDALTALRNSSAESPGVFASMATQGDILLSTTQQLITSQSAKRDVDSAFAKFMLSSIAILAFILGIVAAWVITRQVVTPLQYVLLNVDRIAKGDLGVDFDVSRGDELGDLQRRLNHMIVNLRELIGGIRAGIIQLSSSAEELSAITEQTSAGVNSQKVETDHVATAMNQMAASVQDVARNAVEASMAAAEADRQALEGDNVVAEAAAQIERLAIEVNNSTVAMCNLREESEKIGGVLDVIKSVSQQTNLLALNAAIEAARAGEAGRGFAVVADEVRSLAQRTQQSTEEIQKLISSLQEGTREVSEVMDVSRALTDSSVELTRRAGKALESITQTVSTIQLMNQQIASASDQQTVVAEEINRSILNVRDISEQTASASDETAASSVDLARLGHELDRLVNRFRL, encoded by the coding sequence ATGTTTGGTTGGATTGGTAATATTCGTGTAAGAACGAAGCTGATTTTTGGCTTCGGTCTAGTGCTGGCGCTATCGTCTCTGCTTGCTTTGGGTGGATGGGTCGCTATTGATAGTCTTGATGAGAGAGGGATCAAGATTGAAAACATCGCCCATGTCGCTGAGATGACCAAGGACTTGCGGGTTCATCGATTACAGGTGGAACTCAACCCTAAGGGCAATGGCGCAGAGCTAATTTCTCAGACGCTTGATAAACTTAATAGGCATTTGAATACTGCCCGCGCTAACTTAGAAGATCCTTCGGATCTGGTATTGATAGATCGGCAAGTTGCTGCTGTCGATGTTTACCGTGACGCACTGACTGCCCTGCGCAATAGCTCAGCCGAGTCGCCTGGAGTGTTCGCCTCGATGGCTACCCAAGGTGACATTTTGCTTAGCACTACGCAGCAGTTGATTACCTCGCAATCTGCTAAACGGGATGTAGATTCGGCATTCGCTAAATTTATGTTGAGCAGTATAGCTATTTTGGCATTCATTCTCGGGATCGTCGCAGCATGGGTGATTACACGACAAGTTGTGACTCCCTTACAATATGTTCTACTTAACGTAGATCGCATAGCAAAAGGGGATCTAGGAGTTGATTTTGATGTAAGTCGTGGTGATGAACTCGGTGATCTACAGCGGCGTTTGAATCATATGATCGTCAATCTCCGGGAGCTGATCGGGGGAATAAGAGCAGGTATCATCCAGTTGTCCAGTTCTGCTGAGGAGCTATCAGCCATAACTGAGCAAACCAGTGCAGGTGTAAACAGCCAAAAGGTTGAAACAGATCACGTTGCGACAGCGATGAATCAAATGGCTGCGTCAGTACAAGACGTTGCGCGAAACGCGGTAGAAGCCTCCATGGCCGCTGCTGAAGCTGACCGTCAAGCTCTTGAGGGAGACAATGTCGTTGCTGAGGCCGCGGCTCAAATAGAGCGTCTGGCAATCGAAGTGAATAACTCCACAGTTGCTATGTGTAACCTGAGAGAGGAAAGCGAAAAAATTGGTGGAGTGCTCGATGTTATTAAGTCGGTCTCGCAACAAACTAATCTTCTCGCGCTAAATGCCGCGATTGAGGCTGCCCGTGCGGGGGAGGCTGGAAGAGGTTTCGCAGTGGTCGCGGATGAAGTTCGCAGCCTAGCCCAGCGAACTCAGCAATCCACCGAAGAAATTCAGAAGCTAATTTCTAGTTTGCAGGAGGGTACTCGAGAGGTATCTGAGGTCATGGATGTAAGTCGAGCGCTGACTGATAGCAGTGTTGAATTGACCAGACGTGCTGGGAAAGCTCTTGAGAGCATCACTCAAACAGTATCAACAATTCAACTTATGAATCAGCAAATTGCGTCGGCTTCTGATCAGCAAACTGTGGTTGCTGAAGAGATCAATCGTAGCATTTTGAACGTTCGTGACATTTCTGAGCAGACTGCGAGCGCGAGTGACGAGACTGCCGCCTCTAGCGTCGATCTAGCGCGTTTAGGCCATGAATTGGACCGATTGGTCAATCGATTTCGATTGTAG
- a CDS encoding MarR family winged helix-turn-helix transcriptional regulator, whose protein sequence is MTIDLKCYSFLMRAATRRIVSTYDSALCHLGINVEQYSLLVLIQRSGRVSLTELARLAHLQRSTVSRNVRVLEGKKVVSTGRGGSDSREILVALTEAGILVVAEAAPIWQRCQSEVESQVGSSEMEILKRILKKI, encoded by the coding sequence ATGACCATCGACCTGAAATGCTATTCCTTCTTAATGCGCGCTGCGACTAGGCGCATTGTGTCTACCTATGATTCGGCCTTGTGTCACCTTGGCATTAATGTTGAGCAGTATTCGCTTTTGGTGTTGATCCAGCGCTCTGGAAGAGTGAGTCTCACCGAACTCGCACGATTGGCTCATTTGCAGAGGTCTACTGTCAGCCGGAACGTACGAGTTCTGGAAGGTAAAAAAGTAGTAAGTACCGGGCGAGGTGGGTCTGATTCGAGGGAAATTCTTGTCGCTTTGACTGAAGCCGGCATTCTTGTGGTCGCAGAGGCAGCTCCGATTTGGCAGCGCTGCCAATCTGAAGTTGAAAGCCAGGTGGGAAGTAGTGAAATGGAGATTTTGAAAAGGATCCTCAAAAAGATTTGA
- a CDS encoding ketopantoate reductase family protein, protein MRVLIVGAGATGGFFGALLTQAGRDVTFLVRERRAEQLRQQGLRVVTPSKEMHFDPKLVTSDQIVGTYDVILLAVKAYSLDFALADMANAVGPNTVILPLLNGIKHIEQIKDRFGADHLLGCVCKLATNLNDQGTIIQQGTFCDVYYGELDGKVSERLLRVHNLLSGAGFKAETSSTIRRLLWEKWVLLAAMGCINCLMRGSIGDVVAVKGGLQFANNVIDEVLKIVRTVGEEPSAEFVASARQTLTLADSAQTSSMFRDLLAGRQLESEQIIGDLLTRAANFKIESPLLTLAYANLKVNERQLKLQKDR, encoded by the coding sequence ATGCGCGTTTTGATCGTAGGGGCCGGTGCAACCGGAGGCTTTTTTGGCGCGTTACTAACGCAAGCAGGACGAGACGTCACTTTCCTGGTTCGCGAGCGGCGAGCTGAACAACTGCGACAGCAGGGTTTGCGGGTTGTGACGCCATCAAAAGAGATGCACTTCGATCCAAAACTAGTAACTTCGGACCAGATTGTAGGCACGTACGACGTTATTCTCCTCGCGGTTAAGGCGTATTCGTTGGATTTTGCTCTAGCGGACATGGCGAATGCTGTCGGGCCAAACACCGTGATACTACCGTTACTAAACGGAATTAAACATATAGAGCAAATCAAAGACAGGTTTGGAGCAGATCACTTACTCGGGTGTGTATGCAAGCTAGCCACCAATCTTAATGACCAAGGAACAATCATACAACAAGGTACATTTTGCGATGTCTACTACGGCGAGCTTGACGGGAAAGTTTCTGAACGACTACTGCGAGTACACAACTTATTGAGTGGAGCTGGTTTCAAAGCAGAAACTTCATCGACCATACGCCGGTTGCTGTGGGAAAAATGGGTGCTATTAGCCGCGATGGGATGCATAAATTGCTTAATGCGCGGGAGCATCGGAGACGTAGTCGCCGTAAAAGGCGGACTGCAATTTGCAAATAATGTGATCGATGAAGTACTGAAAATTGTTCGGACTGTGGGCGAGGAACCTAGCGCAGAGTTTGTAGCAAGCGCTCGTCAAACACTCACCTTAGCCGACTCTGCTCAGACATCTTCTATGTTTAGGGATTTACTGGCAGGGAGACAACTCGAAAGCGAACAGATAATTGGCGATCTGCTAACCAGGGCTGCAAATTTCAAAATTGAATCTCCATTACTTACGCTTGCATATGCAAACCTGAAAGTAAATGAAAGACAATTGAAACTGCAAAAAGACAGATAA
- a CDS encoding MFS transporter, producing the protein MQEKTLNSVKDSRSAVSPWVMVAVGAGSILSSLDLFVVNLAFSTIRDSFGGASNLAMAWVLSAYSISFAAFLVPCGTLADIYGRKRIFKAGIAAFAIASLACAVAPDILSLIIARGCKGIAAAMIIPTSLGLLLASYPKESHKKMVGIWAATGSVAAALGPTLGGALVDINWRLIFIINIPIAFIALWFSRYLVESAKKKSALPDIIGTLFLIIGIACLVAGISYAPTWGFKSPSFLLTLCVTTLSLGIFVRRCFNVDSPALDLSVFRSPNFTVATIGMACFYMGFAIMLLGTTLFMTQIWKFNPMIAGAAVGVGPGTAVIASLLTGKIKLSATYFTFISGFLFLGAGIWWLYTLGDNSEYVTSLLPGLILTGIAAGIGQTGFIVGGTAELKPQNYAAGTGIINTSRQIGAAMGVAVFVSVSGTAVSAGQYTTAWLLMALFGLLASLSALSLKAKS; encoded by the coding sequence GTGCAAGAAAAAACCCTCAATTCCGTTAAAGATTCACGCTCAGCTGTATCACCATGGGTCATGGTCGCAGTCGGCGCTGGAAGCATCTTATCGTCCCTCGATCTTTTCGTGGTGAATTTGGCATTCTCTACAATACGCGACAGCTTCGGGGGGGCAAGCAATCTTGCAATGGCATGGGTCCTAAGCGCCTATTCAATTTCATTTGCAGCATTTTTAGTGCCATGCGGCACATTAGCCGATATCTATGGACGTAAACGCATTTTCAAAGCGGGGATAGCAGCTTTCGCCATTGCAAGCTTGGCCTGCGCTGTTGCACCCGATATCTTATCTTTGATCATTGCTCGCGGGTGTAAAGGTATAGCAGCCGCTATGATCATACCAACCAGTCTAGGTCTTTTGTTAGCGTCTTATCCAAAAGAAAGCCATAAAAAAATGGTCGGCATTTGGGCAGCCACGGGCTCTGTGGCCGCTGCGCTAGGTCCAACCCTTGGCGGAGCCTTGGTAGATATCAACTGGCGTCTTATTTTCATTATTAACATCCCAATTGCATTCATTGCACTGTGGTTCAGTCGATACTTAGTAGAAAGCGCAAAAAAGAAAAGCGCTTTACCTGACATTATCGGGACACTTTTTTTGATCATAGGAATCGCATGCTTAGTGGCCGGAATCTCTTATGCGCCGACTTGGGGCTTTAAGAGCCCTAGCTTCTTGTTGACGCTCTGTGTCACGACGTTATCTTTAGGAATATTTGTGAGACGGTGCTTTAATGTTGATTCGCCTGCACTAGATCTTAGTGTGTTCAGATCGCCAAATTTTACAGTTGCGACAATCGGAATGGCGTGCTTTTACATGGGCTTCGCCATTATGCTTCTTGGAACTACGCTATTCATGACTCAAATATGGAAATTTAATCCTATGATTGCAGGCGCTGCTGTCGGCGTAGGCCCGGGAACTGCCGTAATAGCCTCTCTACTTACAGGCAAAATAAAATTATCAGCGACTTATTTTACCTTTATTTCAGGGTTTCTTTTTCTCGGTGCTGGGATCTGGTGGCTCTATACACTAGGAGATAATTCGGAATACGTTACGTCATTATTACCGGGACTTATTTTAACGGGTATTGCTGCAGGTATTGGACAAACAGGTTTTATAGTGGGAGGGACTGCCGAATTAAAACCGCAAAATTACGCTGCGGGCACAGGAATAATTAATACATCTAGGCAGATAGGCGCTGCGATGGGCGTAGCTGTATTCGTATCCGTATCAGGGACCGCTGTCAGTGCGGGCCAATACACTACAGCTTGGTTACTAATGGCATTATTTGGGTTGCTAGCTTCCCTATCGGCACTTTCACTAAAAGCTAAAAGCTAG
- a CDS encoding LysR substrate-binding domain-containing protein — protein MNSVPPMKALFAFDAAMKHNSFAKAAFELHVTPGAIGQQIQKLEDWLGTPLFTRSIRQVRPTPAALKYWAEIQPSLLQIQQASTHLRLRHVSEVWLSMPPTLAAKWFASRMANFLTFRPDITLHLSASTALIDFERDRVDLAIRYFDGVDPSLDSTLLYRDEARLYCSPEYAAKLNLQHPDDLARATLLHTTLLPHWNHWFKRYSNLSDEQIAGIACQHCDQSILAIETARHGQGVLLSSAILTEAEVKNGSLFEPFGMRLPVSKGYYLVHDRQFSLRPSAATLKAWLIDLAAREQ, from the coding sequence ATGAACAGCGTGCCTCCAATGAAGGCTTTATTCGCGTTTGACGCCGCGATGAAGCACAACAGCTTTGCTAAAGCGGCATTTGAGCTTCATGTCACCCCGGGCGCGATCGGACAGCAAATTCAGAAGCTAGAAGATTGGCTGGGGACGCCCCTTTTCACGCGTTCAATCCGCCAGGTCCGTCCCACTCCAGCAGCTTTGAAATACTGGGCGGAGATACAGCCATCGTTGCTCCAGATACAGCAAGCTAGCACCCATCTGCGCCTACGCCACGTGAGCGAGGTATGGTTGTCTATGCCGCCAACTTTGGCAGCAAAATGGTTTGCGTCTCGCATGGCCAATTTCTTGACCTTCAGGCCAGACATAACCTTGCATCTGAGTGCCTCTACAGCGCTTATCGATTTCGAACGCGACAGAGTCGACCTCGCAATTCGATACTTTGACGGTGTGGACCCGTCGCTGGATTCCACACTACTTTACCGAGATGAAGCCCGCCTTTATTGCTCACCCGAGTATGCTGCAAAGCTTAACTTACAGCACCCTGATGATCTGGCTCGTGCAACTTTGCTTCACACTACTCTCCTCCCTCACTGGAATCATTGGTTTAAACGATACAGTAACCTCTCCGACGAGCAAATTGCTGGCATCGCTTGCCAACATTGTGACCAATCTATTCTCGCTATTGAGACCGCACGTCACGGACAAGGTGTTCTGCTAAGCAGCGCTATTCTGACTGAAGCCGAGGTCAAAAACGGATCGTTGTTCGAGCCCTTCGGGATGCGGCTCCCGGTGTCCAAAGGGTATTACCTTGTTCACGACCGCCAATTTTCTTTAAGGCCATCAGCTGCAACGTTAAAAGCCTGGTTGATCGATCTTGCTGCGAGAGAACAATAA
- a CDS encoding DMT family transporter, producing MKKFVYPAFVLLGIVWGSNFIFMKWATETISPLQTVLLRVLFGFVPVLILALSRCALKWSHARYAHHFLVMSLLATTFYYLAFAKGAALLPSGIAGMLSGAIPLFSFMTACLFLQQEQINRLSVAGLIIGFVGVLLIARPWSSNGDGIDINGVVYMIGGSLSLGCSFVYAKRFLVNKDLSPLALSTYQIGLALLVLVFTTDLQGIERISNNPRALAGLVFGLGILGTGVAYILYYFLVQHLGAIRASGVTYIPPVVAMGISALLVHEPLHINDLLALVCIIAGVYILQLGKSTQSRPSTSPSS from the coding sequence ATGAAAAAATTCGTCTACCCGGCTTTTGTCCTGCTCGGGATAGTCTGGGGAAGCAATTTCATTTTTATGAAGTGGGCTACCGAGACCATTTCCCCGCTCCAAACGGTTCTATTGCGCGTCCTCTTCGGCTTCGTTCCAGTGTTGATCTTGGCATTGTCACGTTGTGCGCTGAAATGGTCTCATGCTCGTTACGCTCATCATTTTCTAGTCATGTCGTTGCTAGCGACTACGTTCTACTATTTGGCATTTGCCAAAGGTGCGGCGCTACTTCCTTCGGGAATCGCAGGAATGCTCAGCGGGGCGATCCCGCTCTTCTCCTTTATGACGGCATGTCTCTTTCTGCAGCAAGAGCAAATCAATCGCTTGTCGGTAGCCGGGTTGATTATTGGATTTGTGGGAGTGCTTTTAATCGCTCGCCCATGGAGCAGTAACGGCGACGGAATTGATATCAACGGCGTAGTTTATATGATTGGTGGCTCGCTTAGCTTGGGTTGCTCATTTGTCTACGCAAAACGGTTTCTGGTGAATAAAGACCTCTCGCCGCTCGCTTTGTCGACATACCAAATCGGGTTGGCTCTTCTAGTGCTTGTTTTTACGACCGATCTACAGGGAATCGAGCGTATTTCAAATAACCCAAGAGCCTTAGCCGGACTGGTTTTCGGACTCGGAATACTGGGAACCGGTGTGGCTTATATTCTTTACTATTTTCTCGTTCAGCATCTCGGTGCGATTAGGGCTTCCGGCGTGACCTACATTCCACCTGTGGTGGCAATGGGTATCAGTGCATTACTAGTCCATGAGCCTTTGCACATCAACGACCTGCTAGCACTAGTATGCATCATCGCTGGGGTCTACATTCTCCAGCTCGGAAAGTCCACGCAGTCGAGGCCATCAACCTCGCCGTCGTCGTGA
- a CDS encoding tautomerase family protein: MPLVRIDLSADFSENTVKEISGVIYGAMVTNADVPEHDKFQIINRHRGDELVYPSAGYLGITYTPGIVFIQVTWNSGRTVEVKKAFYMAIADGIHAKTGIRKQDVWISLVDVKREDWSFGNGEMQYAPND, encoded by the coding sequence ATGCCTTTAGTTAGAATCGATTTATCTGCTGACTTCTCCGAAAATACTGTTAAAGAAATCAGCGGCGTCATATATGGTGCCATGGTAACCAACGCGGACGTGCCAGAACATGACAAATTCCAGATAATTAATCGTCACCGCGGGGATGAACTTGTTTACCCTTCAGCCGGCTACTTGGGTATTACCTACACTCCCGGCATAGTATTTATTCAAGTCACCTGGAATTCCGGGAGAACCGTTGAGGTCAAGAAAGCATTTTACATGGCTATTGCGGATGGCATACATGCCAAAACCGGAATTCGAAAACAGGATGTCTGGATTAGCCTGGTAGATGTCAAGCGAGAAGATTGGTCATTCGGGAACGGCGAAATGCAATACGCTCCTAACGACTGA